The Geobacillus stearothermophilus ATCC 12980 genome contains a region encoding:
- a CDS encoding HD-GYP domain-containing protein, producing MVRVKRSQLREGCVLAEDVIGKTKRPIMTKNTIITTPLLQVLEKFLVEEVEIEPFLANGEPFSPGDSAAAEDQRPLSLYLETVRQYKTWFQSWRSGLPVDINEIREAVIPLFEHMTGCKRELLALHHYATKEEYLYHHAVSVGLLAGFLAMELGYSRGECHQVVLAGVLSDCGMAKMSKQILTKPSALTEVEFHEVKQHPILGYRMVQKITALSHGAKLAVLQHHERNDGSGYPLKLKAKKIHPYSQLVATADVYHAMTSERLYRRKQPPLRAIETMLRQQAGRLSADAVAVLLNRLVGLQTGAVVKLSNGETAEVMSIQPDEPTRPVVKAARTGRLLLLSTQHDIYIEEVLRAPMDE from the coding sequence ATGGTTCGCGTGAAGCGCTCCCAGCTTCGCGAAGGCTGTGTGCTTGCTGAAGATGTAATCGGCAAAACGAAACGGCCGATTATGACAAAAAACACTATTATTACAACACCGTTGTTGCAAGTGCTTGAAAAATTTCTTGTAGAGGAAGTGGAGATTGAGCCGTTTCTCGCAAACGGCGAACCATTTTCGCCGGGGGATTCGGCCGCGGCGGAGGATCAACGGCCGCTCTCTTTATATTTAGAGACCGTCCGCCAATACAAGACATGGTTTCAATCTTGGCGGTCCGGCTTGCCGGTCGACATCAATGAAATAAGGGAAGCTGTCATTCCCCTTTTTGAACACATGACAGGCTGCAAGCGGGAATTGCTTGCGTTGCACCATTATGCGACAAAAGAGGAATATTTATATCATCACGCCGTCAGTGTAGGATTGCTCGCCGGCTTTTTAGCCATGGAGCTCGGGTATAGCCGCGGGGAATGCCACCAAGTCGTTTTAGCCGGCGTCTTGTCCGACTGCGGCATGGCAAAAATGAGCAAACAAATTTTAACGAAGCCGTCGGCGCTCACTGAAGTGGAGTTCCACGAAGTGAAGCAACATCCGATTCTCGGCTACCGCATGGTGCAGAAGATCACAGCGTTAAGCCATGGAGCGAAGCTAGCCGTTTTGCAACATCATGAGCGAAACGACGGCAGCGGCTATCCGCTCAAGTTAAAAGCGAAAAAAATTCACCCCTACAGCCAACTCGTCGCAACAGCGGATGTGTACCACGCCATGACGTCAGAGCGCTTGTATCGGCGCAAACAACCGCCGCTTCGGGCCATTGAAACGATGTTGCGGCAGCAAGCCGGCAGATTGAGCGCAGACGCCGTCGCTGTACTGTTGAACCGTCTCGTCGGCCTGCAAACAGGAGCCGTCGTCAAACTATCCAACGGTGAGACAGCCGAAGTCATGTCGATTCAGCCAGACGAGCCAACCCGGCCGGTTGTCAAAGCAGCGAGGACGGGACGATTGCTTCTGTTAAGCACTCAACATGATATATATATTGAGGAGGTTTTGCGTGCACCAATGGATGAATAG